From Dermacentor albipictus isolate Rhodes 1998 colony chromosome 8, USDA_Dalb.pri_finalv2, whole genome shotgun sequence:
TGCTTGTGTCTCCTGTACTGTGTTGCTCACAAATTTTGTCGTCAACAACCTGAGCCTACTGAAAGCCGTGGCTTTATTGTCTGCCAAATCGCCAGCATTCTCTTTCCAGGGAAAGGAAACTTGATATCAGCAGTTGTTCCTGGAGACGTTCTCCCGAAATTCTCGCAAAGCTTGGTTGTCTTCCACGTCGGCCTCTCCTTCGTCGACAATGCCAATGTGCTCGAGCTGCCGAAATGATTTAAGTTGAGCAGCAGTGTCGCCTTGGTCTTCCTCGCCGATGACAGCCACGCGCAACACTCCCACAGTGGACACGTGCGTTGCTGTTGATTCTGTGGTGTGCGTTGTCCCCTGCAGGGTCCAGCCAAAAATGGTCTCCACGGCTGCGAGACCGCTGTCGAGGCGCCTGACACCACCGGTTGTGACCTCCCAGTAGTAATCGGATCCCAGCAGTAGCCCTATCTCTGCTCCATCTTGCGTACTGTCGGCGAGTTCGAGGCCTTGCTCTTCGAGGTAGTTGACGGTGGAAGCTTCAGGTGCTGGCACAATGTCGCGGCATATTTGTGGGATCTCAAGCGCCTCAACGCGGATATTTTTTCCGCTGTGTCGACTGCGCAGCCATAACTCCACTCGGCGGCACTTCATTCCTGAAGACGGCTTGTCGTTtccaaatgtcattattttcaggGTCTCCACTCCCAATACACGCAGTTCTATCTTCTGTGAAACCTCTTTCCTGGTAAAGGTACGCTGAATTCCGCCATCAATCATCAGCCTGACCATCGCTCGCTTCTCCCTACCCTGAACCCACGCTTGAGCCGTCTGCAGGAGGACA
This genomic window contains:
- the LOC139049233 gene encoding uncharacterized protein: MCNLNRSPSTGKSEEKAVLTETIVQSSLQVEGTKKRTRVLLQTAQAWVQGREKRAMVRLMIDGGIQRTFTRKEVSQKIELRVLGVETLKIMTFGNDKPSSGMKCRRVELWLRSRHSGKNIRVEALEIPQICRDIVPAPEASTVNYLEEQGLELADSTQDGAEIGLLLGSDYYWEVTTGGVRRLDSGLAAVETIFGWTLQGTTHTTESTATHVSTVGVLRVAVIGEEDQGDTAAQLKSFRQLEHIGIVDEGEADVEDNQALREFRENVSRNNC